From Girardinichthys multiradiatus isolate DD_20200921_A chromosome 3, DD_fGirMul_XY1, whole genome shotgun sequence, the proteins below share one genomic window:
- the LOC124866196 gene encoding interaptin-like isoform X1: protein MYQEKCKLQQEKDLLEKKNKELEDRVMGKENQISELQKRINSVRNVFSERDQCLIKEHQYLNQSHQLLKEKNKLLEKNKQINREKREMYQEKCKLQQEKDLLEKKNKELEDRVMGKENQISELQKRINSVRNVFSERDQCLIKEHQYLNQSHQLLKEKNKLLEKNKQINQEKCEMYQEKCKLQQEKDLLEKKNKELEDRVMEKENQISELQKRINSVRNVFSERDQCLIKEHQYLNQSHQLLKEKNKLLEKNKQINQEKCEMYQEKCKLQQEKDLLEKKNKELEDRVMEKENQISELQKRINSVELNSLECPLGWQRFMSSCYQLSTETNTWKYAKQNCESKGARLMILNDETEQRPFIGGVVKIWIGLYGETENNTSIWYLKGVDGRLLKYGGSNTPKPQFWTGLVQSCVYIDQRLPCMSPWSMGTCIEKFYWICEKEMNTSGFRLH from the exons ATGTATCAAGAGAAATGCAAATTACAACAAGAGAAGGATTTgctagaaaagaaaaacaaagaactggAAGACAGAGTCATGGGGAAAGAAAATCAGATATCAGAACTTCAGAAAAGGATAAATTCAG tcagaaatgttttttcagaGAGAGATCAATGTCTTATAAAGGAACACCAGTATCTTAACCAAAGCCACCAGCTACTtaaggagaaaaacaaactgctcgagaaaaacaaacaaataaatcgAGAAAAACGTGAAATGTATCAAGAGAAATGCAAATTACAACAAGAGAAGGATTTgctagaaaagaaaaacaaagaactggAAGACAGAGTCATGGGGAAAGAAAATCAGATATCAGAACTTCAGAAAAGGATAAATTCAG tcagaaatgttttttcagaGAGAGATCAATGTCTTATAAAGGAACACCAGTATCTTAACCAAAGCCACCAGCTACTtaaggagaaaaacaaactgctcgagaaaaacaaacaaataaatcaagaaaaatgtgaaatgtatcAAGAGAAATGCAAATTACAACAAGAGAAGGATTTgctagaaaagaaaaacaaagaactggAAGACAGAGTCATGGAGAAAGAAAATCAGATATCAGAACTTCAGAAAAGGATAAATTCAG tcagaaatgttttttcagaGAGAGATCAATGTCTTATAAAGGAACACCAGTATCTTAACCAAAGCCACCAGCTACTtaaggagaaaaacaaactgctcgagaaaaacaaacaaataaatcaagaaaaatgtgaaatgtatcAAGAGAAATGCAAATTACAACAAGAGAAGGATTTgctagaaaagaaaaacaaagaactggAAGACAGAGTCATGGAGAAAGAAAATCAGATATCAGAACTTCAGAAAAGGATAAATTCAG tgGAGCTAAATAGCTTAGAGTGTCCCCTGGGATGGCAGAGGTTTATGTCAAGTTGCTACCAGCTTTCTACTGAAACAAATACCTGGAAATATgccaaacaaaactgtgaaagCAAAGGAGCTCGACTAATGATTTTGAATGATGAGACGGAACAG AGACCTTTCATTGGAGGAGTGGTAAAGATCTGGATTGGCCTGTACGGTGAAACAGAGAATAATACCTCAATTTGGTACCTGAAGGGGGTAGATGGAAGACTGCTGAAATATGG TGGATCAAACACCCCGAAACCTCAGTTTTGGACTGGTCTCGTCCAAAGTTGTGTTTACATTGATCAGAGACTTCCATGCATGAGCCCTTGGTCGATGGGCACCTGTATAGAAAAATTCTATTGGATCTGTGAAAAAGAGATGAACACCAGTGGCTTTCGACTCCACTGA
- the LOC124866196 gene encoding interaptin-like isoform X2, protein MYQEKCKLQQEKDLLEKKNKELEDRVMGKENQISELQKRINSERDQCLIKEHQYLNQSHQLLKEKNKLLEKNKQINREKREMYQEKCKLQQEKDLLEKKNKELEDRVMGKENQISELQKRINSVRNVFSERDQCLIKEHQYLNQSHQLLKEKNKLLEKNKQINQEKCEMYQEKCKLQQEKDLLEKKNKELEDRVMEKENQISELQKRINSVRNVFSERDQCLIKEHQYLNQSHQLLKEKNKLLEKNKQINQEKCEMYQEKCKLQQEKDLLEKKNKELEDRVMEKENQISELQKRINSVELNSLECPLGWQRFMSSCYQLSTETNTWKYAKQNCESKGARLMILNDETEQRPFIGGVVKIWIGLYGETENNTSIWYLKGVDGRLLKYGGSNTPKPQFWTGLVQSCVYIDQRLPCMSPWSMGTCIEKFYWICEKEMNTSGFRLH, encoded by the exons ATGTATCAAGAGAAATGCAAATTACAACAAGAGAAGGATTTgctagaaaagaaaaacaaagaactggAAGACAGAGTCATGGGGAAAGAAAATCAGATATCAGAACTTCAGAAAAGGATAAATTCAG aGAGAGATCAATGTCTTATAAAGGAACACCAGTATCTTAACCAAAGCCACCAGCTACTtaaggagaaaaacaaactgctcgagaaaaacaaacaaataaatcgAGAAAAACGTGAAATGTATCAAGAGAAATGCAAATTACAACAAGAGAAGGATTTgctagaaaagaaaaacaaagaactggAAGACAGAGTCATGGGGAAAGAAAATCAGATATCAGAACTTCAGAAAAGGATAAATTCAG tcagaaatgttttttcagaGAGAGATCAATGTCTTATAAAGGAACACCAGTATCTTAACCAAAGCCACCAGCTACTtaaggagaaaaacaaactgctcgagaaaaacaaacaaataaatcaagaaaaatgtgaaatgtatcAAGAGAAATGCAAATTACAACAAGAGAAGGATTTgctagaaaagaaaaacaaagaactggAAGACAGAGTCATGGAGAAAGAAAATCAGATATCAGAACTTCAGAAAAGGATAAATTCAG tcagaaatgttttttcagaGAGAGATCAATGTCTTATAAAGGAACACCAGTATCTTAACCAAAGCCACCAGCTACTtaaggagaaaaacaaactgctcgagaaaaacaaacaaataaatcaagaaaaatgtgaaatgtatcAAGAGAAATGCAAATTACAACAAGAGAAGGATTTgctagaaaagaaaaacaaagaactggAAGACAGAGTCATGGAGAAAGAAAATCAGATATCAGAACTTCAGAAAAGGATAAATTCAG tgGAGCTAAATAGCTTAGAGTGTCCCCTGGGATGGCAGAGGTTTATGTCAAGTTGCTACCAGCTTTCTACTGAAACAAATACCTGGAAATATgccaaacaaaactgtgaaagCAAAGGAGCTCGACTAATGATTTTGAATGATGAGACGGAACAG AGACCTTTCATTGGAGGAGTGGTAAAGATCTGGATTGGCCTGTACGGTGAAACAGAGAATAATACCTCAATTTGGTACCTGAAGGGGGTAGATGGAAGACTGCTGAAATATGG TGGATCAAACACCCCGAAACCTCAGTTTTGGACTGGTCTCGTCCAAAGTTGTGTTTACATTGATCAGAGACTTCCATGCATGAGCCCTTGGTCGATGGGCACCTGTATAGAAAAATTCTATTGGATCTGTGAAAAAGAGATGAACACCAGTGGCTTTCGACTCCACTGA